One genomic region from Salvia hispanica cultivar TCC Black 2014 chromosome 2, UniMelb_Shisp_WGS_1.0, whole genome shotgun sequence encodes:
- the LOC125206248 gene encoding germin-like protein 9-3 has product MSLVSFLVPLLALLSLYKAHAGDPDILTDFDLPLGSANITGDSFTYTGLRAFIGANPSNFTVFKASMAELPALNGQSVSYAALYYPPGAVNPLHTHPRGSELLFLVLGSLQVGFVNTTNYLFNQTLQAGDMFVFPKGLVHYQYNADATSPAIALSAFGSAAAGTVSIPTSVFNTGIDDPILAASFNTDDGTIDKLKAGLSH; this is encoded by the coding sequence atgtcCCTGGTCTCCTTCCTCGTTCCCCTCCTAGCCCTCCTCAGCCTCTACAAGGCACACGCCGGTGACCCGGACATCCTCACCGATTTCGACCTCCCGTTAGGCTCGGCCAACATAACCGGAGACAGCTTCACCTACACCGGCCTGAGGGCCTTCATCGGGGCCAACCCCAGCAACTTCACCGTGTTCAAAGCAAGCATGGCCGAGCTCCCCGCCCTCAACGGGCAGAGCGTCTCCTATGCCGCCCTCTACTACCCCCCAGGAGCTGTCAACCCGCTCCACACCCACCCCCGGGGGTCGGAGCTCCTGTTCCTCGTGCTCGGCTCTCTCCAGGTAGGCTTCGTCAACACCACCAACTATCTCTTCAACCAAACGCTCCAAGCAGGAGACATGTTCGTCTTCCCCAAGGGCCTCGTCCACTACCAGTACAACGCCGATGCTACTTCCCCGGCCATCGCGCTCTCTGCGTTTGGCAGCGCCGCAGCAGGCACGGTTTCAATCCCCACCAGCGTCTTCAACACTGGCATCGACGATCCCATCCTCGCCGCCTCCTTCAACACCGACGACGGTACCATTGATAAGCTCAAAGCTGGACTTTCtcattaa
- the LOC125207874 gene encoding multiple myeloma tumor-associated protein 2 homolog yields the protein MYHPTRGGVRGGRDQFTWDEVKVDKHRENYIGHSLKAPVGRWQKGKDLHWYTRDKKSDGANAEAMKEEIRRIKEEEEQAMREALGLAPKRSGKSQGNRLDKHEFAELVKRGSTAEDLGAGHAEAAQVQGLGFARGTSGPSEESSLPSSLKSVPVEKKSEPVEKANIPVRTTSSRNEDTQLEDESSRKRRKHEEKKRDKHERREKRHSRDSDDKRKSKKHKEKKRYDSD from the exons ATGTATCATCCGACAAGAGGTGGAGTTCGTGGCGGTCGTGATC AATTTACTTGGGATGAGGTGAAAGTTGATAAACATAGAGAAAATTATATTGGTCATAGTCTCAAGGCTCCTGTTGGTAGATGGCAGAAAG GGAAAGACCTCCACTGGTACACTCGTGATAAGAAATCTGATGGTGCTAATGCGGAGGCAATGAAAGAAGAGATTCGAAGAAtaaaggaggaagaagagcaAGCCATGAGGGAAGCTCTGGGATTAGCCCCAAAACGTTCTGGGAAATCCCAAGGTAATCGGCTAGATAAACATGAATTTGCTGAACTCGTGAAGCGTGGTTCTACAGCAGAAGACTTGGGCGCTGGACATGCAGAAGCAGCTCAAGTTCAAGGTCTTGGTTTTGCAAG GGGAACATCAGGTCCTTCGGAAGAATCAAGCTTGCCATCCAGTTTGAAGTCTGTACCGGTTGAAAAGAAGTCTGAACCAGTTGAAAAGGCAAACATCCCTGTTCGAACCACATCTTCAAGGAATGAAGACACACAGTTGGAAGACGAATCCAGCAGAAAGAGAAGGAAGCATGAGGAGAAGAAACGCGATAAACATGAAAGGCGGGAGAAGAGACATTCACGTGATTCAGATGACAAGAGGAAGAGTAAGAAgcacaaagaaaagaaaagatacGATTCAGATTGA